The window CCGCACGGCAGGTTTCCGAGCGGACCTGGGGTCGTGAGCGCGCGGAGCAACCCTGCGCTCGTAGAATCGGAAGAGCCTTTGCCGAGCTGCGTGATCACTGGGCCGTAGAACGTGGGGATGCCGGCGCCCTGCCTCAAAAATGTGAGCAGCGCGGTGATGTCGGAGAACCCTATCACCGGTTTTGCGTTCTTCTTCAGCGCCTCCACGTCGAGCAGCGGGATGACGCGTTGGCAGCCGTAGCCGCCCCTTGCGAACATGATCGCGCGCACTGATTCATCCACCATGAGCTCCATCAGCTCCTCGGCGCGCCTTTTTTCGGTGCCTGCGAAATAGCGATTCTGGTCGAAGATGTCCTTGCGGAAGCGGACTTCGAACCCCAGCCCTTCGAGGGCCTTCACCCCATGTTGGAAGAGGGTTCGATCGAAAGGACTGGATGGAGCCGCGACCCCTATCGTGTCCCCGCGTTTCAGCGCCCTTGCCTTCTTCATGGTTTTCAACTTATGGCGTTTTTGATCGAATGCCAAGGGCATATTCTCGGCCTTTGGCTTGACACCCATTATACTTAAACCTACCCTCGATGCGGATCACGGCGGAGGCGATCGATGATGAGAAAGTTATTTTCATACGGGGGCGTCGCGTCGCCGGCGCTCGTTTTCTTCTCGGCGTCCCTGGTGATGCTCATGCAGACGCCGGT of the bacterium genome contains:
- a CDS encoding LD-carboxypeptidase, which produces MKKARALKRGDTIGVAAPSSPFDRTLFQHGVKALEGLGFEVRFRKDIFDQNRYFAGTEKRRAEELMELMVDESVRAIMFARGGYGCQRVIPLLDVEALKKNAKPVIGFSDITALLTFLRQGAGIPTFYGPVITQLGKGSSDSTSAGLLRALTTPGPLGNLPCGKARTMKPGTASGKLVGGCLTLINSSIGTPYELDTENSILFIEDAGEKIYALDRMLTQLKAGGSLDRARAIVIGDIIPPQGEKHDIDAMLADALAGFKGPVVDGFPAGHSGEFVTLPMGVNVTIDATDKDRTPSIEVTEGLLT